One window of the Arthrobacter sp. zg-Y919 genome contains the following:
- the treY gene encoding malto-oligosyltrehalose synthase: protein MRTPLSTYRLQIRPSFTLFDAAELVPYLAGLGVDWVYLSPILTAEEGSDHGYDVTDPSSVDPTRGGAEGLKALSDAAHAAGLGVLVDIVPNHMGIATPHRNKWWWSVLAEGRNSRYAEAFDIDWDAADGKLRLPVLGDGGNELEQLKLVDGELHYYDHRFPVAAGTASVGDSAQDVHARQSYELINWRRADNELNYRRFFGVNTLAGIRVEEPWVFDEAHAEVKRWFDEGLVDGLRIDHPDGLADPKGYLARLREITGGAYILVEKILEPGEKLAADWETEGTTGYDALADIDRLFVDPAGNETLTALVPMEPYADMIHGTKRVIADALLHSEVQRLVRLLPADSGLDAETAADAIAELLACFPVYRSYLPEGADHLTEAVIAAKVRRPDLAAALDILHPLLNPLPADGSADAVSLDRLGELAVRFQQTSGMVMAKGVEDTAFYRYSRLTSLNEVGADPAHFSVAPFDMHTRLLRRQLEQPAAMTALTTHDTKRSEDTRARISVFAEIPDEWSEAFTRLDSLVPMGDGPMANLLWQTFVGAWPLSRERAHAYAEKAAREASSSTTWTAPNAEFEKRMHAAIDAAFDNPEVNAVITALVDRVRTAGYSNSLSAKLLQLTMPGVPDVYQGTEFWDRSLVDPDNRREVDFARRRGVAASFADAGVPALDEDAAAKLLVTTRALQLKRGRPELFTGYVPVAVEGSAAEHLFGFDRGGAVALVTRLPLGLERRGGWQDTAVVLAPGTYRDIITGNTHKSSGRLAAADLLGTYPVALLVREDGE from the coding sequence ATGAGGACACCGCTCTCCACGTACCGCCTGCAGATCCGTCCGTCCTTTACCCTGTTCGACGCCGCGGAGCTGGTGCCGTACCTGGCCGGCCTCGGCGTGGACTGGGTGTACCTTTCACCCATCCTCACCGCCGAGGAGGGCTCGGACCACGGCTATGACGTGACCGACCCCTCCTCAGTGGATCCGACCCGGGGCGGCGCGGAGGGCTTGAAGGCCCTGTCCGACGCCGCCCACGCGGCCGGACTGGGCGTGCTGGTGGACATTGTGCCCAACCACATGGGCATCGCCACGCCGCACCGGAATAAGTGGTGGTGGTCCGTGCTGGCCGAGGGGCGCAACTCCCGGTATGCCGAGGCATTCGACATCGACTGGGACGCCGCGGACGGGAAGCTGCGGCTGCCCGTCCTGGGCGACGGCGGCAACGAACTCGAGCAGCTCAAGCTGGTCGACGGCGAACTGCACTACTACGACCACCGTTTCCCGGTGGCTGCCGGCACCGCTTCGGTTGGTGACAGCGCGCAGGACGTGCATGCCCGCCAGTCCTACGAGCTGATCAACTGGCGCCGCGCCGACAACGAGCTGAACTACCGCCGGTTCTTCGGAGTCAACACCCTCGCCGGTATCCGCGTGGAGGAACCCTGGGTCTTTGACGAGGCCCACGCCGAAGTTAAGCGCTGGTTCGACGAAGGCCTCGTGGACGGACTCCGCATTGACCACCCGGACGGCCTGGCCGATCCGAAGGGTTACCTGGCCCGCCTGCGCGAGATCACCGGCGGCGCGTACATCCTGGTGGAAAAGATCCTGGAACCGGGCGAGAAGCTCGCCGCGGACTGGGAGACCGAAGGCACCACGGGCTACGACGCGCTCGCCGACATCGACCGGCTGTTCGTCGACCCTGCGGGCAACGAAACACTGACTGCGCTGGTGCCCATGGAGCCGTATGCGGACATGATCCACGGCACCAAGCGGGTTATTGCCGATGCCCTGCTGCACTCGGAAGTCCAGCGCCTGGTGCGCCTGCTTCCCGCGGACTCCGGGCTGGACGCAGAGACGGCAGCTGACGCGATTGCTGAACTGCTGGCCTGCTTCCCGGTGTACCGCAGCTACCTGCCCGAAGGCGCCGACCACCTCACCGAGGCCGTTATTGCCGCGAAGGTCCGCCGGCCCGATCTGGCTGCCGCCCTGGACATCCTGCATCCGCTGCTGAACCCGCTGCCGGCGGACGGTTCCGCGGATGCTGTGTCCCTCGACCGCCTGGGGGAGCTGGCGGTCCGCTTCCAGCAGACTTCCGGCATGGTGATGGCCAAGGGTGTGGAGGACACGGCGTTTTACCGGTACTCCCGCCTGACGTCGCTGAACGAGGTGGGCGCAGACCCGGCACATTTCTCGGTGGCACCGTTCGACATGCACACCCGCCTGCTCCGCCGGCAGCTGGAACAGCCGGCGGCCATGACTGCCCTGACCACGCACGACACCAAGCGCAGCGAAGATACCCGCGCCCGGATTTCCGTGTTCGCGGAAATTCCGGACGAGTGGAGCGAGGCGTTCACGCGCCTGGACTCCCTGGTTCCGATGGGCGACGGGCCGATGGCGAACCTGCTCTGGCAGACATTCGTCGGAGCCTGGCCGCTGAGCCGGGAGCGTGCCCACGCCTACGCCGAGAAGGCCGCACGGGAAGCCTCCAGCAGCACCACCTGGACGGCTCCCAATGCGGAATTCGAGAAGCGCATGCATGCAGCCATCGATGCCGCGTTCGACAATCCCGAGGTCAACGCCGTGATCACCGCGCTGGTCGACCGGGTCCGCACGGCGGGATACAGCAATTCGCTCTCCGCCAAGCTCCTGCAGCTGACCATGCCGGGCGTTCCGGATGTCTACCAGGGCACGGAATTCTGGGACCGCTCGCTGGTGGACCCGGACAACCGGCGCGAGGTGGACTTTGCCCGCCGGCGCGGGGTTGCGGCGTCGTTCGCCGACGCCGGTGTACCCGCGCTGGATGAGGATGCGGCAGCGAAGCTGCTGGTCACCACCCGTGCGCTGCAGCTCAAGCGCGGCCGGCCCGAGCTGTTCACGGGGTACGTTCCCGTGGCGGTGGAGGGATCCGCAGCGGAACACCTCTTTGGGTTCGACCGCGGCGGCGCGGTGGCCCTGGTGACCCGCCTTCCGCTGGGACTGGAACGGCGCGGCGGCTGGCAGGACACCGCCGTCGTCCTGGCCCCCGGCACCTACCGGGACATCATCACCGGCAACACGCATAAGAGCAGCGGCCGGCTGGCGGCTGCAGACCTGTTGGGCACCTATCCGGTGGCGCTGCTTGTTCGGGAGGACGGCGAATGA
- the glgX gene encoding glycogen debranching protein GlgX — MEVWPGDAYPLGATYDGNGTNFALYSEVADSVILCLFDEDGTEHQVRLTEVDGYVWHCYLPQVMPGQKYGYRVEGPNDPENGNRCNPNKLLLDPYAKAVAGEIDWDQALFGYNFGDEHSRNDEDSAPHMMMGVVINPFFDWDGDRKPKIPYHQTVIYEAHVKGLTETHPDVPEDQRGTYAGVAHPSVIAHLQKLGITAIELMPVHQFVNDSTLQEKGLSNYWGYNTIGFFAPHNTYSATGDQGQQVQEFKAMVRALHLAGIEVILDVVYNHTAEGNHMGPTLSFRGIDNASYYRLVEDDKKYYMDYTGTGNSLNVGNPHSLQLLMDSLRYWVTEMHVDGFRFDLASTLAREFYDVDRLSAFFELVQQDPVVSQVKLIAEPWDVGPGGYQVGNFPPQWTEWNGKYRDTVRDFWRGEPSTLGEFASRITGSADLYESSARRPVASINFVTAHDGFTMHDLVSYNEKHNEANGEDNNDGESHNRSWNCGVEGPTDDPSVLSLRARQQRNFIATLLLSQGVPMIAHGDELGRTQQGNNNTYAQDSELSWINWETMDAPLLEFTAAVNTLRAEHPTFRRRRFFDGRPVRRGEGEALPDIVWLNEDGSTMSPDDWDTPVSRSLGVFLNGQGISGKDARGQRITDLNFLLYFNAHDEAVKITLPSKEYAPMWDTVIDTAGEYAGSEPVAADGQLTVAAKSMVVLRAHAEEEEHDHSVAASLAAMAAQNTEAAE, encoded by the coding sequence ATGGAAGTTTGGCCGGGAGATGCCTATCCGCTGGGCGCAACCTACGACGGAAACGGCACCAACTTCGCTCTCTACAGCGAGGTGGCGGATTCCGTAATCCTGTGCCTGTTCGATGAGGACGGCACGGAGCACCAGGTCCGGCTGACCGAGGTCGACGGATATGTCTGGCACTGCTACCTGCCGCAGGTGATGCCGGGCCAGAAGTACGGCTACCGTGTGGAAGGGCCGAATGACCCGGAGAACGGCAACCGGTGCAACCCGAACAAGCTGCTGCTGGACCCCTACGCCAAGGCCGTTGCCGGCGAGATCGACTGGGACCAGGCGCTGTTCGGCTACAACTTCGGCGACGAACACTCACGCAATGACGAGGATTCCGCCCCGCACATGATGATGGGCGTGGTGATCAACCCGTTCTTCGACTGGGACGGGGACCGGAAGCCGAAGATCCCGTACCACCAGACCGTGATTTACGAGGCGCACGTCAAGGGCCTCACCGAAACGCACCCCGACGTGCCCGAGGACCAGCGCGGCACCTATGCCGGCGTCGCCCATCCTTCCGTGATCGCACACCTGCAGAAGCTCGGGATCACCGCCATCGAACTGATGCCCGTGCACCAGTTCGTCAACGACTCCACCCTGCAGGAAAAGGGACTGTCGAACTACTGGGGCTACAACACCATCGGCTTCTTCGCCCCGCACAACACCTACAGCGCCACCGGCGACCAGGGCCAGCAGGTCCAGGAGTTCAAGGCCATGGTCCGTGCCCTGCACCTGGCAGGCATCGAAGTCATCCTCGACGTGGTCTACAACCACACCGCCGAGGGTAACCACATGGGCCCCACGCTGTCCTTCCGGGGCATCGACAACGCGTCCTACTACCGGCTGGTGGAGGACGACAAGAAGTACTACATGGACTACACCGGTACCGGTAACTCCCTCAACGTGGGCAACCCGCACTCGCTGCAGCTGCTTATGGATTCGCTGCGCTACTGGGTCACCGAAATGCACGTTGACGGTTTCCGCTTTGACCTGGCCTCCACCCTGGCCCGCGAGTTCTACGACGTCGACCGCCTCTCCGCCTTCTTTGAACTGGTGCAGCAGGACCCGGTAGTCTCCCAGGTCAAGCTGATCGCCGAGCCGTGGGACGTTGGCCCCGGCGGCTACCAGGTGGGCAACTTCCCCCCGCAGTGGACCGAATGGAACGGCAAGTACCGGGATACCGTCCGCGATTTCTGGCGCGGAGAACCCTCCACGCTGGGCGAGTTCGCTTCCCGCATCACCGGCTCCGCGGACCTGTACGAGTCCTCGGCCCGCCGCCCCGTGGCGTCCATCAACTTCGTTACCGCCCACGACGGCTTCACGATGCATGACCTCGTGTCCTACAACGAAAAGCACAACGAGGCCAACGGCGAAGACAACAACGACGGCGAATCCCACAACCGGTCCTGGAACTGCGGCGTCGAGGGCCCCACGGATGATCCCTCGGTCCTGTCGCTGCGGGCCCGCCAGCAGCGCAACTTCATTGCCACCCTGCTCCTTTCGCAGGGCGTGCCGATGATCGCCCACGGCGATGAGCTGGGCCGGACGCAGCAGGGTAACAACAACACCTATGCGCAGGACTCCGAGCTGAGCTGGATCAACTGGGAGACCATGGACGCCCCGCTCCTGGAATTCACCGCCGCCGTCAACACGCTGCGTGCCGAGCACCCCACGTTCCGCCGCCGCCGCTTCTTCGACGGCCGTCCGGTCCGCCGGGGAGAGGGCGAGGCGCTGCCGGACATCGTTTGGCTGAACGAGGACGGTTCCACCATGTCCCCGGATGACTGGGACACCCCGGTCAGCCGTTCCCTGGGCGTGTTCCTGAACGGCCAGGGGATTTCGGGCAAGGATGCACGTGGACAGCGCATCACGGACCTGAACTTCCTCCTGTACTTCAACGCGCACGACGAAGCCGTGAAGATCACCCTTCCGTCCAAGGAATACGCCCCGATGTGGGACACGGTCATCGACACCGCCGGTGAATACGCAGGCTCCGAGCCGGTTGCCGCTGACGGCCAGCTGACCGTGGCCGCCAAGTCGATGGTGGTCCTGCGGGCACATGCAGAGGAAGAGGAGCACGACCACTCCGTAGCGGCGTCCCTCGCCGCCATGGCAGCCCAGAACACCGAGGCTGCTGAATGA
- a CDS encoding NAD(P)H-hydrate epimerase, translating into MISAYTGTAVRRAEAPLLAAGQGGELMQRAAYGLYAATASRLGARRGRIYGARVVVLAGSGNNGGDALFAAARLLGRGAAATAVLTSAHAHPEALAAFQTAGGTTVSLTQDNAAALAGGALAADAVLDGVLGTGGSGGLRGPVRDLAEALNTARLQGRSPLVVACDLPSGVDADSGRTGGTCLRADLTVTFGAVKTGLLAGPGAVAAGEIHCVDIGLGPYLGSPDAYRLQAEDLAELIPLPAAQDHKYSRGVLGIAAGSDTYPGAALMAAGAALATGVGMVRYLGPESVARLINLAHPEAVCGTGSVPQTHVQAWLAGPGAGNDADQRRRAEDAMASGLPAAIDADAIGAVRPGLHPGVVLTPHAGELSALLGSLGEDAERAQIEADPLRYARLAAARTGATVLLKGWATVAAAPTGEVYSQADATPWLATAGSGDTLSGILGALLATDRTPEDARGPGHYARLAAAAAHLHGRAGALAAADGPVQPSQLGPRIQALVAELTRQGSTRIQVRSMSEVKK; encoded by the coding sequence ATGATCAGTGCGTACACCGGGACGGCCGTCCGCCGGGCCGAAGCCCCCCTGCTCGCCGCCGGGCAGGGCGGGGAGCTGATGCAGCGTGCAGCCTACGGGCTGTACGCCGCCACGGCGTCCCGGCTGGGAGCCCGCCGCGGCCGGATCTACGGTGCACGGGTTGTTGTGCTGGCCGGCAGCGGCAACAACGGGGGAGACGCATTGTTTGCCGCAGCCCGGCTCCTCGGGCGGGGAGCCGCGGCGACGGCGGTGCTGACCTCCGCCCACGCGCATCCCGAGGCGCTGGCCGCCTTCCAGACGGCCGGCGGGACAACCGTGAGCCTCACTCAAGACAATGCCGCAGCACTTGCCGGCGGGGCCCTGGCGGCCGACGCCGTGCTCGACGGCGTGCTCGGCACCGGCGGCAGCGGCGGACTCCGCGGCCCGGTGCGGGACCTGGCCGAGGCATTGAACACGGCACGGCTGCAGGGGCGGTCGCCGCTGGTCGTCGCCTGCGACCTGCCCAGCGGGGTGGATGCCGATTCCGGCCGGACCGGCGGAACCTGCCTGCGGGCGGACCTGACCGTCACTTTCGGAGCCGTCAAGACCGGCCTGCTGGCCGGACCGGGCGCCGTCGCCGCCGGAGAAATCCACTGCGTCGATATTGGGCTCGGCCCCTATCTGGGCAGCCCGGACGCCTACCGGCTGCAGGCGGAGGACCTGGCGGAACTGATCCCCCTGCCCGCGGCGCAGGACCATAAATACAGCCGCGGAGTCCTCGGCATTGCCGCAGGGTCGGACACCTATCCCGGGGCCGCGCTGATGGCTGCCGGGGCGGCGCTGGCCACCGGCGTCGGCATGGTCCGCTACCTGGGGCCGGAGTCCGTGGCCCGGCTGATCAACCTGGCGCATCCGGAGGCAGTCTGCGGAACAGGCAGCGTTCCACAGACCCATGTCCAGGCCTGGCTCGCCGGTCCGGGCGCCGGCAACGACGCGGACCAGCGCCGCCGGGCAGAGGATGCCATGGCCTCGGGGCTGCCCGCAGCCATCGACGCCGACGCGATCGGTGCCGTCCGCCCCGGGCTGCACCCCGGCGTCGTGCTCACTCCCCACGCCGGGGAACTGTCAGCACTGCTGGGTTCCCTGGGCGAGGACGCCGAACGTGCGCAGATCGAAGCCGATCCGCTCCGCTACGCCCGCCTCGCGGCCGCCCGCACCGGCGCCACCGTCCTGCTCAAGGGCTGGGCGACAGTGGCGGCAGCACCCACCGGCGAGGTGTACAGCCAGGCCGACGCCACACCGTGGCTCGCGACGGCGGGGAGCGGAGACACCCTCTCGGGCATCCTCGGGGCGCTGCTGGCGACCGACCGCACCCCGGAGGACGCGCGGGGACCGGGACACTATGCCCGCCTGGCGGCGGCCGCAGCCCACCTGCACGGCCGCGCAGGAGCACTTGCAGCCGCCGATGGCCCCGTTCAGCCGTCACAACTCGGACCGCGGATCCAGGCGCTTGTTGCGGAACTCACCCGACAGGGGAGTACCCGAATTCAAGTAAGATCCATGTCTGAGGTAAAAAAGTAA
- a CDS encoding holo-ACP synthase — MIIGIGVDVVDVPRFGRQLERTPGLRARLFAPAERELNLRSLAARFAAKEAVAKALGAPAGMNWQHCEVLLDSAGAPQLKIDGTVAAVAEGKGVQTWHLSLSHDGDMATAMVIAEG; from the coding sequence GTGATTATCGGAATCGGCGTCGACGTAGTGGACGTGCCGCGGTTCGGCCGTCAGCTGGAGCGCACGCCCGGGCTCCGGGCGCGGCTCTTCGCCCCGGCGGAACGTGAGCTGAACCTGCGCTCCCTGGCCGCGCGGTTCGCGGCAAAGGAAGCAGTAGCCAAGGCGCTCGGCGCCCCGGCCGGCATGAACTGGCAGCACTGCGAGGTCCTGCTGGATTCCGCCGGAGCGCCGCAGCTGAAGATCGACGGCACTGTCGCCGCCGTCGCCGAGGGCAAGGGCGTGCAGACCTGGCATCTGTCACTGAGTCATGACGGGGACATGGCTACGGCAATGGTCATCGCCGAAGGCTAG
- the glmS gene encoding glutamine--fructose-6-phosphate transaminase (isomerizing) — protein MCGIIGYAGRPDAGAGINALGHGALDVVMEGLRRLEYRGYDSAGVAVLTPLGIEYRKKSGKLANLVAELESSPLTPATTGIGHTRWATHGGPTDENAHPHLADNGRLAVIHNGIIENFAELKAELLAAGAVFVSETDTEVAAALLASIYRGEGAGDLARSMQLACQQLEGAFTLLAVHTDSPGTVVAARRNSPLVVGLGEGENFLGSDVSGFIDFTRRAVELGQDQVVTITPDSVQITDFFGEPAEGTEFHVNWDAAAAEKGGYDSFMEKEINDQPQAVGDTLLGRSDIDGRLTLDELRVSPEELRNVNKIMVLACGTSAYAGQVAKYAIEHWCRLPVEVELSHEFRYRDPIVDSNTLIVAISQSGETMDTLMAVRYAKEQGAKVLAICNTNGSTIPRESDAVLYTHAGPEIAVASTKAFLAQITAAYLLGLYLAQIRGNKFQGEIKDILADLAKVPDKIQQVLDNSGQIKELAQLMANTRSVLFLGRHVGFPVAMEGALKLKELAYIHAEGFAAGELKHGPIALIEEGQPVFVVVPSPRGRDSLHAKVVSNIQEIRARGAKTIVIAEEGDDAVKAYAEHIFYVPETPPLLAPLLTTVPLQIFACELATAKGFDVDQPRNLAKSVTVE, from the coding sequence ATGTGTGGAATTATTGGATATGCAGGCCGTCCGGACGCCGGTGCAGGAATCAATGCGCTGGGTCATGGTGCCCTTGACGTAGTGATGGAAGGCCTGCGGCGGCTGGAATACCGCGGCTACGACTCCGCAGGTGTCGCCGTTCTCACTCCCCTCGGCATCGAGTACCGGAAGAAGTCCGGCAAGCTGGCCAACCTGGTGGCTGAACTGGAGTCGTCACCGCTGACTCCGGCCACCACCGGCATCGGACACACCCGCTGGGCCACCCACGGCGGCCCCACGGACGAAAACGCCCACCCGCATCTCGCGGACAACGGCCGTCTGGCTGTGATTCACAACGGCATCATCGAGAACTTCGCCGAGCTGAAGGCCGAACTGCTGGCCGCCGGCGCCGTGTTTGTCTCCGAAACCGACACCGAGGTCGCCGCTGCTCTTCTGGCATCGATCTACCGCGGCGAAGGCGCAGGGGACCTTGCACGGTCCATGCAGCTCGCCTGCCAGCAGCTTGAGGGTGCGTTCACCCTGCTGGCGGTCCACACGGATTCCCCCGGCACGGTGGTTGCCGCCCGGCGTAACTCCCCGCTCGTCGTCGGGCTGGGCGAGGGCGAGAACTTCCTCGGCTCGGACGTGTCCGGCTTCATCGACTTCACCCGCCGCGCCGTCGAACTGGGACAGGACCAGGTAGTGACCATCACTCCCGACTCCGTCCAGATCACCGACTTCTTCGGAGAACCGGCCGAAGGCACCGAGTTCCACGTGAACTGGGACGCCGCCGCAGCCGAAAAGGGCGGCTACGACTCCTTCATGGAGAAGGAAATCAACGACCAGCCGCAGGCCGTGGGGGACACCCTCCTGGGCCGGTCGGACATTGACGGACGCCTCACCCTCGATGAGCTGCGTGTCAGCCCCGAGGAACTGAGGAACGTCAACAAGATCATGGTGCTGGCCTGCGGCACCTCCGCGTATGCCGGCCAGGTGGCCAAGTACGCCATCGAGCACTGGTGCCGGCTGCCGGTCGAGGTGGAGCTCAGCCACGAGTTCCGGTACCGGGATCCGATTGTCGACTCGAATACACTGATTGTCGCCATCTCCCAGTCCGGGGAAACCATGGACACCCTGATGGCCGTCCGCTATGCCAAGGAGCAGGGCGCGAAGGTCCTGGCCATCTGCAACACCAACGGCTCCACCATCCCGCGGGAATCGGATGCCGTGCTGTACACACACGCTGGACCGGAGATCGCCGTGGCCTCCACCAAGGCCTTCCTGGCACAGATCACCGCCGCCTACCTCCTGGGCCTCTACCTGGCACAGATCCGCGGCAACAAGTTCCAGGGCGAAATCAAGGACATCCTCGCGGACCTGGCAAAGGTGCCGGACAAGATCCAGCAGGTGCTGGATAACTCCGGGCAGATCAAGGAGCTGGCCCAGTTGATGGCCAACACCCGCTCCGTCCTGTTCCTGGGCCGCCATGTGGGCTTCCCGGTAGCCATGGAAGGCGCACTGAAGCTGAAGGAACTGGCCTACATCCATGCTGAAGGATTCGCCGCCGGCGAGCTCAAGCACGGCCCGATCGCGCTGATCGAGGAAGGCCAGCCGGTCTTCGTGGTGGTTCCGTCGCCGCGCGGCCGCGATTCCCTGCACGCGAAGGTGGTCTCCAACATCCAGGAGATCCGCGCCCGCGGCGCCAAGACCATCGTGATCGCCGAAGAAGGCGACGACGCCGTCAAGGCCTACGCGGAACACATCTTCTACGTGCCGGAAACCCCGCCGCTGCTGGCGCCGCTGCTCACGACCGTGCCGCTGCAGATCTTTGCCTGCGAGCTGGCGACGGCCAAGGGCTTCGACGTCGACCAGCCGCGCAACCTGGCCAAGTCCGTCACGGTGGAATAA
- the coaA gene encoding type I pantothenate kinase → MTERHVKASAATPPESSFTPFVELDRKTWSRLSHEIRSPLNQEDILRLRGLGDQLNLEEIREVYLPLSRLLNLYVAAAGRLHSATTTFLGEKTTRTPFVIGVAGSVAVGKSTTARVLREMLRRWPETPNVELITTDGFLYPNAELERRGLMQRKGFPESYDRRRLLRFVSEVKSGAEEVRAPKYSHLTYDIVPGEEVVVRRPDVLIVEGLNVLAPARIRADGRTGLALSDFFDFSIYVDARTSYIEEWYVQRFQSLRTGAFADPASYFHRYADLTDEEARATALDIWKRINEPNLTTNVLPTRGRAQLVLTKDADHSVRRMLLRKT, encoded by the coding sequence GTGACCGAACGCCATGTAAAGGCCTCCGCGGCAACCCCGCCCGAGAGCAGTTTCACCCCCTTCGTCGAACTGGACCGGAAAACCTGGTCGCGTCTGTCACACGAGATCCGTTCTCCCCTGAACCAGGAGGACATCCTGCGGCTGCGTGGCCTCGGCGACCAGCTGAACCTCGAGGAAATCCGGGAGGTCTACCTTCCACTCTCGCGGCTGCTTAACCTTTATGTGGCTGCGGCCGGCCGGCTGCACAGCGCCACCACCACGTTCCTCGGTGAGAAGACCACCCGCACGCCGTTCGTCATCGGGGTGGCCGGTTCCGTGGCGGTAGGCAAGTCCACCACTGCCCGCGTCCTGCGCGAGATGCTGCGCCGGTGGCCGGAAACGCCAAACGTGGAACTGATCACGACGGACGGTTTCCTGTACCCCAACGCCGAACTGGAACGCCGCGGCCTGATGCAGCGCAAGGGCTTTCCGGAATCCTATGACCGGCGCCGGTTGCTGCGCTTTGTGAGCGAGGTCAAGAGCGGGGCCGAGGAAGTGCGGGCACCGAAGTATTCACATCTGACGTACGACATCGTGCCGGGTGAAGAGGTGGTGGTACGCCGTCCCGACGTTCTCATCGTTGAGGGCCTGAACGTCCTGGCCCCGGCGCGGATTCGTGCGGACGGGCGCACCGGACTCGCACTGAGCGATTTCTTTGACTTCTCCATTTACGTGGATGCCCGGACCTCCTACATCGAGGAATGGTATGTCCAGCGTTTCCAGTCGCTGCGCACCGGGGCCTTCGCCGATCCGGCGTCGTACTTCCACCGCTACGCAGACCTCACGGACGAAGAAGCACGGGCCACCGCCCTGGACATCTGGAAGCGGATCAACGAGCCGAACCTCACCACCAATGTCCTGCCCACGAGGGGCCGCGCCCAGTTGGTGCTCACCAAGGACGCGGACCACTCCGTGCGGCGGATGCTGCTGCGGAAGACCTGA
- the glmM gene encoding phosphoglucosamine mutase, with product MTRLFGTDGVRGLANGLITAEVALGLAQAAAVVLGHRRVEQGRRPVAVVARDPRISGDFISAAMEAGLASSGVDVFDAGVLPTPAAAFLVADLGADFGVVISASHNAAPDNGIKFLARGGQKLDDAVEDAIEAEMALPSMRPTGSDVGRIHRFADAEDRYVVHLLQTLPNRIEGLKVVLDCAHGAASGCSPQVFADAGAEVVVIGAEPDGININDGYGSTHLEQLQAAVVAHGADLGIAHDGDADRCLAVDHEGTVVDGDQIMAIMAVAMKEAGKLKDDALVATVMSNLGLKLALRDAGIQVIETGVGDRYVLEGMRGGGYSLGGEQSGHVIFSEYATTGDGVLTGLQLAAQVARTGKSLKELAGVMQKLPQVLINVKGVDRSAVHSNETVQRAVELAGQALGETGRVLLRPSGTEPVVRVMVEAADMETAAETARRLAETVELNLALSADAGAAV from the coding sequence ATGACTAGATTGTTTGGAACGGACGGCGTCCGTGGGCTGGCCAACGGACTGATCACCGCCGAAGTAGCCCTCGGGCTCGCCCAAGCCGCTGCGGTAGTGCTGGGCCACCGCCGCGTAGAACAGGGCCGCCGTCCGGTGGCCGTTGTGGCGCGTGACCCCCGGATCAGCGGTGATTTCATTTCCGCTGCCATGGAAGCCGGCCTTGCGAGCTCCGGTGTGGACGTATTCGACGCCGGTGTCCTCCCGACCCCGGCCGCAGCATTCCTGGTCGCCGACCTTGGTGCCGATTTCGGCGTCGTTATCTCCGCATCCCACAACGCGGCCCCCGACAACGGCATCAAGTTCCTGGCCCGCGGTGGCCAGAAGCTGGATGACGCCGTCGAGGACGCCATCGAAGCAGAAATGGCGCTTCCCAGCATGCGCCCGACCGGAAGCGACGTTGGGCGGATCCACCGCTTCGCCGACGCCGAGGACCGCTACGTGGTCCACCTGCTGCAGACCCTCCCGAACCGGATCGAGGGCCTCAAGGTCGTACTGGACTGCGCCCACGGCGCGGCCAGCGGCTGCTCGCCCCAGGTCTTTGCCGACGCAGGCGCAGAGGTGGTGGTCATCGGCGCGGAGCCGGACGGCATCAACATCAATGACGGCTACGGATCCACACACCTGGAGCAGCTGCAGGCGGCAGTCGTGGCACACGGCGCCGATCTCGGCATTGCGCACGACGGCGACGCGGACCGCTGCCTGGCCGTGGACCATGAGGGCACGGTCGTCGACGGCGACCAGATCATGGCGATCATGGCCGTGGCCATGAAGGAAGCCGGCAAGCTGAAGGACGATGCCCTGGTGGCAACTGTCATGAGCAACCTCGGCCTGAAGCTCGCCCTCCGCGACGCAGGCATCCAGGTGATCGAAACCGGTGTGGGGGACCGCTACGTGCTCGAAGGGATGCGCGGCGGCGGCTACAGCCTCGGCGGGGAGCAGTCCGGGCACGTGATCTTCTCCGAGTACGCAACCACCGGAGACGGAGTCCTCACGGGCCTGCAGCTTGCCGCACAGGTGGCACGGACCGGAAAGAGCCTCAAAGAGCTCGCCGGCGTGATGCAGAAGCTTCCGCAGGTGCTCATTAACGTCAAGGGGGTGGACCGGTCCGCCGTCCACTCGAATGAGACGGTCCAGCGTGCGGTCGAGCTGGCAGGACAGGCCCTGGGCGAAACCGGCCGGGTACTGCTGCGCCCCTCGGGAACCGAACCGGTAGTCCGGGTCATGGTGGAGGCAGCGGACATGGAGACCGCCGCTGAAACGGCCCGCCGCCTCGCGGAAACGGTCGAGCTTAACCTGGCGCTCAGCGCCGACGCCGGCGCAGCAGTCTAG